One genomic window of Stieleria sp. JC731 includes the following:
- a CDS encoding 3-oxoacyl-ACP synthase III family protein, translating to MGCRAIERALDDAALGWPDIDYIIDCSTSKYRPIPCNAAHFQQAIGREAQRIPCVDVQSTCLGSIMAINLANALFATGVYRNILIVASETALQGVDWNDEKSAGLFGDGAAALVLQVAKPTASLAFVHETYGEHLGLCVVDGGGHHLPAYRYHEDLASKYRFQMDGRNLFRIAIKLLPPMVRGIQEDFQSIADHDSETMHVIPHQASPKAVELIRRIIGVPHERYHVAVNEIGNMVAASIPAMFDRVRKQQLVDDGCPVMLLGTSAGYSQAAIVFHL from the coding sequence ACGATGCGGCGCTGGGTTGGCCGGACATTGACTACATCATCGATTGTAGTACTTCAAAATATCGCCCCATCCCATGCAACGCAGCTCATTTTCAACAGGCGATCGGACGTGAAGCTCAAAGGATCCCGTGTGTTGATGTGCAAAGCACTTGCCTGGGATCGATCATGGCGATCAACCTTGCCAACGCGTTGTTTGCGACAGGTGTCTATCGCAACATTCTGATTGTGGCGTCCGAAACCGCCCTCCAAGGCGTGGACTGGAACGACGAAAAAAGTGCAGGGTTGTTTGGTGATGGAGCCGCCGCTTTGGTTTTGCAAGTGGCAAAGCCGACGGCTTCACTCGCGTTCGTTCATGAAACCTACGGCGAGCACCTTGGGCTATGTGTTGTCGATGGTGGTGGTCATCACCTGCCTGCCTATCGCTATCATGAAGACTTGGCATCGAAGTATCGATTTCAGATGGATGGCAGAAACCTGTTTCGTATCGCGATCAAATTGCTACCGCCGATGGTTCGAGGGATTCAAGAAGACTTTCAGTCGATTGCCGATCATGATTCCGAAACGATGCATGTAATTCCCCATCAGGCTTCGCCGAAAGCGGTCGAATTGATCCGCAGAATTATCGGTGTGCCCCACGAACGCTATCATGTCGCCGTCAACGAAATTGGAAACATGGTCGCGGCAAGTATCCCGGCAATGTTCGACCGAGTTCGAAAACAACAACTGGTCGATGACGGTTGCCCTGTGATGCTGCTAGGAACTTCGGCCGGATACTCGCAAGCTGCAATCGTTTTTCATCTTTGA